A genomic stretch from Erigeron canadensis isolate Cc75 chromosome 9, C_canadensis_v1, whole genome shotgun sequence includes:
- the LOC122582636 gene encoding uncharacterized protein LOC122582636, producing the protein MKASIKFREEQKPLFRAKIPVSVIGFPFQSGVVAGESKELSLNLATFFESGPSVKIAYRPNDSVNPFSLVFKTGIGKFGSPISSALNMSAEFNFITGSQSQNPRFFVKFKPHFGDFSVQKTQSSVFSKESDENGIKFIGLPEYFPSTESKFPATLNGVLSELELTARTSVPLRKNAAMSFRWGVRVPATEDSAAVLVKKSDLSTAGIWLQRLPCLLINKIGIEHVARDDCKEVKRVGLGDGDVASFMKQMETIQVENMALRKAIENLKSEFTVVRNGNNGKYNGGDEGYFGGKGIEGKFVEAEE; encoded by the coding sequence ATGAAAGCTTCAATAAAGTTCAGAGAAGAACAAAAACCTTTATTTCGTGCCAAAATTCCGGTGAGTGTCATCGGATTTCCGTTCCAATCCGGCGTCGTCGCCGGCGAATCGAAAGAGCTGTCATTGAATCTAGCAACATTTTTTGAATCAGGTCCGTCGGTGAAGATCGCTTACCGTCCGAATGATTCTGTTAATCCGTTTAGTCTCGTTTTCAAAACCGGAATCGGAAAATTCGGATCTCCGATTTCGAGCGCCTTGAATATGAGTGCTGAGTTTAATTTCATCACcggaagtcaaagtcaaaaccCTAGGTTTTTTGTTAAGTTCAAGCCTCATTTCGGCGATTTCTCGGTTCAAAAAACTCAGTCTTCGGTTTTTAGTAAAGAAAGCGATGAAAACGGAATAAAGTTTATCGGTTTGCCGGAGTATTTTCCGTCGACGGAGAGTAAGTTTCCGGCGACGTTGAACGGCGTGTTGTCGGAGCTTGAATTGACTGCGAGGACGTCGGTGCCTCTGCGTAAAAACGCGGCAATGAGTTTCCGGTGGGGAGTTAGGGTTCCGGCGACAGAGGATTCGGCGGCGGTGTTGGTGAAAAAGAGTGATTTATCAACGGCTGGGATTTGGTTACAGAGGTTACCGTgtttgttaataaataaaatcgGGATCGAACACGTGGCGCGTGATGATTGTAAGGAAGTGAAAAGGGTGGGTCTGGGAGATGGTGACGTGGCGAGTTTTATGAAACAGATGGAGACTATACAAGTTGAGAATATGGCGTTAAGGAAAGCTATAGAGAATTTGAAGAGTGAATTTACTGTTGTTAGAAATGGGAATAACGGTAAATATAATGGCGGAGATGAAGGTTATTTTGGTGGGAAGGGCATA